From the genome of Bactrocera oleae isolate idBacOlea1 chromosome 2, idBacOlea1, whole genome shotgun sequence, one region includes:
- the ATPsynCF6 gene encoding ATP synthase-coupling factor 6, mitochondrial, producing the protein MLSQSVLSTVRVLRTEARRSIGIMAPAFNKVSDPIQQLFLDKVRDYKKRSSGGKLVDPTPEIERELKNELERVAKQYGGDGKVDMTKFPEFKFPEVKIESITSTN; encoded by the exons ATGTTGTCACAATCAGTACTGTCTACCGTACGCGTGCTGCGCACCGAGGCACGTCGTAGCATTGGCATCATGGCACCAGCGTTCAACAAAGTCTCCGACCCCATCCAACAGCTCTTCTTGGACAAAGTGCGCGATTACAAGAAGCGCAGCAG TGGTGGTAAATTGGTTGACCCAACACCCGAAATTGAACGCGAGTTGAAGAACGAATTGGAACGCGTTGCAAAGCAATACGGAGGTGATGGCAAGGTCGATATGACTAAATTCCCCGAATTCAAGTTCCCAGAAGTCAAAATCGAATCCATCACTTCAAccaattaa